The following coding sequences lie in one Arabidopsis thaliana chromosome 3, partial sequence genomic window:
- the VHA-E2 gene encoding vacuolar H+-ATPase subunit E isoform 2 (vacuolar H+-ATPase subunit E isoform 2 (VHA-E2); FUNCTIONS IN: hydrogen-exporting ATPase activity, phosphorylative mechanism, proton-transporting ATPase activity, rotational mechanism; INVOLVED IN: ATP synthesis coupled proton transport; LOCATED IN: vacuole, mitochondrial proton-transporting ATP synthase complex; EXPRESSED IN: petal, leaf whorl, male gametophyte, flower, vegetative cell; EXPRESSED DURING: pollen developmental stages, 4 anthesis, petal differentiation and expansion stage; CONTAINS InterPro DOMAIN/s: ATPase, V1/A1 complex, subunit E (InterPro:IPR002842); BEST Arabidopsis thaliana protein match is: vacuolar ATP synthase subunit E1 (TAIR:AT4G11150.1); Has 759 Blast hits to 757 proteins in 292 species: Archae - 68; Bacteria - 19; Metazoa - 249; Fungi - 151; Plants - 127; Viruses - 0; Other Eukaryotes - 145 (source: NCBI BLink).), producing MNDADVSKQIQQMVRFIRQEAEEKANEISISAEEEFNIERLQLLESAKRKLRQDYDRKLKQVDIRKRIDYSTQLNASRIKYLQAQDDVVTAMKDSAAKDLLRVSNDKNNYKKLLKSLIIESLLRLKEPSVLLRCREMDKKVVESVIEDAKRQYAEKAKVGSPKITIDEKVFLPPPPNPKLPDSHDPHCSGGVVLASQDGKIVCENTLDARLDVAFRQKLPQIRTRLVGAPETSRA from the exons atgaacgaTGCGGATGTGTCAAAGCAGATACAGCAGATGGTCCGGTTCATCCGGcaagaagcagaagagaaaGCAAACGAGATCTCCATCTCCGCCGAGGAGGAATTCAACATAGAAAGACTTCAGCTTCTCGAGTCTGCCAAGCGTAAGCTCCGTCAAGACTATGACCGCAAGCTCAAGCAGGTTGATATCCGCAAGCGAAT CGACTACTCCACACAACTGAATGCAAGTAGGATTAAGTACCTTCAAGCTCAAGATGACGTTGTCACTGCCATGAAAGACTCCGCAGCTAAGGATCTTCTCCGTGTCTCCAACGACAAGAACAATTACAAGAAGCTTCTTAAGAGTCTCATCATTGAg AGTTTGCTGCGCCTGAAAGAGCCATCAGTGCTGCTGAGATGCAGAGAAATGGACAAGAAGGTTGTTGAATCGGTCATTGAAGATGCTAAAAGACAGTACGCGGAAAAAGCCAAAGTCGGGTCTCCTAAGATCACCATCGACGAAAAGGTCTTCCTCCCTCCACCTCCTAATCCGAAGCTCCCTGATTCCCACGACCCTCACTG CTCGGGTGGGGTGGTGCTGGCCTCTCAAGACGGCAAGATTGTCTGCGAGAACACTTTAGACGCACGCCTTGACGTCGCCTTCAGACAGAAGCTTCCCCAG ATCCGGACGCGCCTCGTTGGAGCTCCTGAAACCTCCAGAGCATGA
- a CDS encoding Clathrin, heavy chain (Clathrin, heavy chain; FUNCTIONS IN: structural molecule activity, binding; INVOLVED IN: intracellular protein transport, vesicle-mediated transport; LOCATED IN: plasma membrane, chloroplast, membrane; EXPRESSED IN: guard cell, leaf; EXPRESSED DURING: seedling growth; CONTAINS InterPro DOMAIN/s: Clathrin, heavy chain (InterPro:IPR016341), Clathrin, heavy chain, linker/propeller domain (InterPro:IPR016025), Tetratricopeptide-like helical (InterPro:IPR011990), Clathrin, heavy chain, propeller, N-terminal (InterPro:IPR001473), Clathrin, heavy chain, linker, core motif (InterPro:IPR015348), Clathrin, heavy chain, propeller repeat (InterPro:IPR022365), Armadillo-type fold (InterPro:IPR016024), Clathrin, heavy chain/VPS, 7-fold repeat (InterPro:IPR000547); BEST Arabidopsis thaliana protein match is: Clathrin, heavy chain (TAIR:AT3G11130.1); Has 1511 Blast hits to 1401 proteins in 489 species: Archae - 2; Bacteria - 31; Metazoa - 879; Fungi - 167; Plants - 128; Viruses - 0; Other Eukaryotes - 304 (source: NCBI BLink).): MAAANAPITMKEVLTLPSIGINQQFITFTNVTMESDKYICVRETSPQNSVVIIDMNMPMQPLRRPITADSALMNPNSKILALKAQVPGTTQDHLQIFNIEAKAKLKSHQMPEQVVFWKWITPKMLGLVTQNSVYHWSIEGDSEPVKMFDRTANLANNQIINYKCSPNEKWLVLIGIAPGSPERQQLVKGNMQLFSVDQQRSQALEAHAASFAQFKVPGNENPSILISFASKSFNAGQITSKLHVIELGAQPGKPSFTKKQADLFFPPDFADDFPVAMQVSHKFNLIYVITKLGLLFVYDLETASAIYRNRISPDPIFLTSEASSVGGFYAINRRGQVLLATVNEATIIPFISGQLNNLELAVNLAKRGNLPGAENLVVQRFQELFAQTKYKEAAELAAESPQGILRTPDTVAKFQSVPVQAGQTPPLLQYFGTLLTRGKLNSYESLELSRLVVNQNKKNLLENWLAEDKLECSEELGDLVKTVDNDLALKIYIKARATPKVVAAFAERREFDKILIYSKQVGYTPDYLFLLQTILRTDPQGAVNFALMMSQMEGGSPVDYNTITDLFLQRNLIREATSFLLDVLKPNLPEHAFLQTKVLEINLVTFPNVADAVLANGMFTHYDRPRIAQLCEKAGLYIQSLKHYSELPDIKRVIVNTHAIEPQALVEFFGTLSSEWAMECMKDLLLVNLRGNLQIIVQACKEYCEQLGVDACIKLFEQFKSYEGLYFFLGSYLSMSEDPEIHFKYIEAAAKTGQIKEVERVTRESNFYDAEKTKNFLMEAKLPDARPLINVCDRFSFVPDLTHYLYTNNMLRYIEGYVQKVNPGNAPLVVGQLLDDECPEDFIKGLILSVRSLLPVEPLVEECEKRNRLRLLTQFLEHLVSEGSQDVHVHNALGKIIIDSNNNPEHFLTTNPYYDSKVVGKYCEKRDPTLAVVAYRRGQCDEELINVTNKNSLFKLQARYVVERMDGDLWDKVLDENNDYRRQLIDQVVSTALPESKSPEQVSAAVKAFMTADLPHELIELLEKIVLQNSAFSGNFNLQNLLILTAIKADPSRVMDYINRLDNFDGPAVGEVAVEAQLYEEAFAIFKKFNLNVQAVNVLLDNVRSIERAVEFAFRVEEDSVWSQVAKAQLREGLVSDAIESFIRADDATHFLEVIRVSEDTDVYDDLVKYLLMVRQKVKEPKVDSELIYAYAKIDRLGEIEEFILMPNVANLQHVGDRLYDEALYEAAKIIYAFISNWGKLAVTLVKLQQFQGAVDAARKANSAKTWKEVCFACVDAEEFRLAQICGLNIIIQVDDLEEVSEYYQNRGCFNELISLMESGLGLERAHMGIFTELGVLYARYRYEKLMEHIKLFSTRLNIPKLIRACDEQQHWQELTYLYIQYDEFDNAATTVMNHSPEAWEHMQFKDIVAKVANVELYYKAVHFYLQEHPDIINDLLNVLALRLDHTRVVDIMRKAGHLRLIKPYMIAVQSNNVSAVNEALNEIYVEEEDYDRLRESIDLHDSFDQIGLAQKIEKHELVEMRRVAAYIYKKAGRWKQSIALSKKDNMYKDCMETASQSGEHELAEQLLVYFIEQGKKECFATCLFVCYDLIRPDVALELAWINNMMDFAFPYLLQFIREYSGKVDELIKDKLEAQKEVKAKEQEEKDVISQQNMYAQMLPLALPAPPMPGMGGGGGYGPPPQMGGMPGMPPMPPYGMPPMGGY, from the exons ATGGCGGCTGCCAACGCCCCCATCACGATGAAGGAGGTCCTGACG CTTCCGAGCATCGGGATCAATCAGCAATTCATCACGTTTACAAATGTTACTATGGAGTCTGACAAGTATATCTGTGTACGAGAGACGTCACCGCAAAACAGTGTTGTAATTATAGATATGAATATGCCGATGCAGCCTCTTAGGAGGCCTATTACTGCAGACTCTGCTCTTATGAACCCAAACTCGAAGATCCTTGCCTTGAAAG CTCAAGTTCCAGGAACTACTCAGGATCATCTACAGATATTTAACATTGAAGCCAAAGCAAAGTTGAAATCACATCAGATGCCTGAGCAG GTTGTCTTTTGGAAGTGGATTACACCAAAGATGTTGGGGCTGGTCACACAGAATTCCGTCTATCATTGGTCAATTGAAG GTGATTCTGAGCCAGTTAAGATGTTTGATAGAACAGCCAATTTGGCcaacaatcaaattataaactataagTGCTCTCCTAATGAGAAGTGGTTGGTTTTAATTGGAATTGCTCCTGGCTCTCCTGAG AGACAACAATTGGTAAAAGGAAATATGCAGCTTTTCTCTGTGGATCAACAGCGGAGTCAGGCCCTTGAGGCACATGCTGCATCGTTTGCGCAGTTTAAG GTTCCTGGGAATGAGAATCCTTCTATTCTTATATCATTTGCAAGCAAGAGCTTTAATGCTGGGCAGATAACATCAAAGTTGCATGTCATTGAGCTTGGTGCCCAACCTG GAAAACCatcatttacaaaaaaacaagcaGATCTCTTTTTTCCCCCTGATTTTGCTGATGATTTTCCTGTTGCCATGCAG GTCTCTCACAAATTTAACTTGATATATGTTATCACCAAACTTGGCCTGTTGTTTGTGTACGATCTAGAGACTGCTTCTGCTATCTACAGAAATCGGATTAGTCCAGACCCAATTTTCTTGACTTCTGAAGCTTCCTCAGTTGGGGGTTTCTATGCCATTAATAGGCGAGGACAAGTTCTTTTGGCTACAGTAAACGAGGCTACCATTATACCTTTTATTAGTGGCCAA TTGAACAATTTGGAGCTTGCTGTCAATCTTGCTAAAAGAGGAAACCTCCCAGGTGCAGAAAATCTG GTTGTCCAGCGGTTCCAGGAGTTGTTCGCTCAAACAAAGTACAAGGAGGCTGCTGAGCTTGCTGCTGAATCTCCTCAAGGAATTCTAAGGACACCTGATACAGTGGCCAAATTCCAG AGTGTTCCTGTACAAGCTGGACAAACTCCTCCATTGTTACAGTATTTTGGGACTCTTTTGACTAGAGGGAAACTCAATTCATATGAGTCACTGGAACTATCTCGGCTGGTTgtgaaccaaaacaagaagaacCTCCTGGAAAACTGGTTGGCAGAGGATAAACTAGAATGCAGTGAAGAACTTGGAGACCTTGTGAAG ACTGTGGATAATGATCTCGCTCTGAAAATATACATCAAAGCTCGGGCGACTCCAAAAGTTGTAGCAGCTTTTGCAGAAAGAAGGGAGTTTGACAAAATACTGATTTACTCAAAGCAG GTTGGGTACACACCTGATTACCTGTTTCTTCTGCAAACCATACTCCGTACAGATCCTCAG GGAGCAGTAAATTTTGCATTAATGATGTCTCAAATGGAAGGAGGTTCTCCAGTTGACTACAACACCATCACTGATCTTTTTCTTCAG AGAAATCTGATCCGTGAAGCGACTTCTTTCCTTCTGGATGTGCTAAAGCCAAATTTACCTGAGCATGCTTTTCTGCAAACTAAG GTTCTGGAGATAAATTTGGTAACTTTTCCTAATGTGGCTGATGCGGTATTAGCAAATGGGATGTTCACCCACTATGACCGGCCTCGCATTGCTCAACTTTGTGAAAAGGCTGGACTTTATATCCAATCCTTGAAG CATTACTCAGAGTTACCTGATATAAAACGTGTAATTGTAAACACACATGCTATCGAGCCACAG GCTCTTGTTGAGTTTTTTGGCACTCTTTCTAGCGAGTGGGCTATGGAGTGCATGAAGGATCTGTTGCTGGTCAACCTGAGAGGCAATCTGCAGATAATTGTTCAG GCTTGCAAGGAGTACTGTGAGCAACTTGGTGTTGATGCATGTATTAAGCTCTTTGAGCAGTTCAAGTCATATGAAGGGCTATACTTTTTCCTAGGTTCATATTTGAGTATGAG TGAGGATCCTGAGATCCATTTCAAGTACATTGAAGCAGCTGCCAAGACTGGTCAAATAAAGGAGGTTGAGCGTGTAACTAGAGAGTCTAACTTCTATGATGCTGAAAAGACGAAGAACTTTTTGATGGAAGCTAAGCTGCCTGATGCACGACCTTTGATAAATGTCTGTGATCGTTTCAGCTTTGTGCCTGATCTTACTCATTACCTCTACACAAACAACATGCTTCGTTACATTGAAGGCTACGTGCAGAAG GTGAACCCTGGGAATGCTCCCTTAGTTGTCGGGCAGTTGCTTGATGATGAATGCCCTGAAGATTTTATAAAAGGCCTCATTCTCTCTGTTCGTTCATTGCTTCCTGTTGAACCACTTGTCGAGGAATGTGAGAAGAG AAATCGACTCCGTCTCCTCACTCAGTTCTTGGAGCATTTAGTTAGTGAGGGAAGCCAAGATGTGCATGTCCATAATGCCTTGGGTAAAATTATCATAGACAGTAACAACAACCCTGAGCATTTCCTGACCACCAACCCTTACTACGACTCTAAGGTTGTGGGTAAGTACTGCGAGAAACGTGATCCTACCCTAGCAGTTGTGGCATACAGAAGAGGACAATGTGACGAGGAACTCATCAATGTCACTAACAAAAACTCTTTGTTTAAGTTACAAGCCAG GTATGTAGTGGAGAGGATGGATGGTGATCTGTGGGATAAGGTTCTCGATGAAAACAATGATTATAGAAGACAGCTTATTGACCAAGTTGTGTCTACTGCTTTACCTGAAAGCAAGAGCCCAGAGCAAGTTTCTGCAGCTGTTAAAGCATTCATGACTGCTGATTTGCCGCACGAGCTTATTGAGCTTCTTGAAAAGATTGTTCTACAAAATTCTGCCTTCAGTGGAAACTTCAATCTGCAAAATCTGCTTATATTGACAGCTATTAAGGCAGATCCGTCTAGAGTTATGGATTACATCAACAGGCTGGACAACTTTGATGGACCTGCAGTTGGAGAAGTCGCAGTTGAAGCCCAATTATATGAGGAAGCATTTGCTATCTTCAAGAAGTTCAACTTAAATGTTCAGGCTGTCAATGTATTGCTGGATAATGTCAGGAGCATTGAGCGTGCAGTTGAGTTTGCATTCCGGGTCGAAGAAGATTCTGTTTGGAGCCAAGTCGCTAAGGCGCAACTCAGGGAAGGACTAGTCAGTGATGCAATTGAGTCCTTTATCCGTGCTGATGATGCCACTCATTTCTTGGAGGTCATACGTGTCTCTGAAGATACTGATGTCTATGATGACTTGGTCAAATACCTTCTGATGGTTAGACAGAAGGTGAAGGAACCCAAGGTTGATAGTGAGCTCATCTATGCATATGCAAAGATTGATCGGTTAGGTGAGATTGAAGAATTCATTCTGATGCCAAACGTTGCTAATCTACAACATGTTGGTGATCGTCTGTATGACGAAGCTCTCTATGAGGCTGCAAAAATAATCTATGCGTTCATATCAAACTGGGGCAAGTTAGCCGTCACACTTGTGAAGTTGCAACAGTTCCAAGGTGCTGTTGATGCTGCAAGGAAAGCAAACAGTGCAAAGACATGGAAGGAAGTCTGCTTTGCTTGCGTTGATGCTGAGGAATTCCGGTTGGCTCAAATATGTGGTCTTAACATTATCATTCAG GTGGATGACCTGGAAGAAGTCAGCGAGTACTACCAGAACAGAGGGTGCTTCAATGAATTAATCTCACTTATGGAGAGTGGACTTGGGCTTGAACGTGCTCACATGGGTATCTTCACCGAGTTGGGTGTACTCTATGCTAGATATCGTTATGAGAAACTTATGGAACACATCAAGTTATTTTCAACTCGCCTCAATATTCCCAAGCTTATACGGGCCTGTGATGAACAACAGCACTGGCAGGAACTTACCTATCTGTACATTCAATATGATGAGTTTGATAATGCTGCGACCACCGTCATGAACCATTCTCCTGAAGCATGGGAGCACATGCAATTCAAAGACATTGTTGCCAAGGTAGCGAATGTTGAACTGTACTACAAGGCTGTGCACTTCTACTTGCAAGAGCATCCGGATATAATCAACGATCTTCTCAACGTACTTGCGTTGCGGTTAGACCATACTCGTGTTGTTGATATAATGCGGAAG GCTGGTCACTTGCGTCTTATCAAGCCATACATGATTGCAGTTCAGAGCAACAATGTCTCTGCTGTTAATGAGGCTCTGAATGAGATATacgtggaagaagaagactacgATAGGTTGCGAGAGTCTATTGATTTACATGACAGCTTTGACCAGATTGGCCTCGCTCAGAAG ATCGAGAAACACGAACTTGTTGAAATGAGACGTGTGGCTGCTTATATCTACAAGAAAGCGGGCAGATGGAAGCAATCAATTGCATTATCAAAGAAAGACAACATGTACAAGGACTGTATGGAAACGGCTTCACAATCAGGCGAACATGAACTTGCAGAACAACTACTGGTGTATTTCATTGAACAG GGCAAAAAGGAATGCTTTGCTACATGTCTCTTTGTATGTTATGACTTAATCCGACCAGACGTGGCTCTAGAACTTGCCTGGATCAACAATATGATGGACTTTGCCTTCCCGTATCTCCTCCAG TTTATCCGAGAGTACTCTGGCAAAGTGGATGAGCTAATAAAGGACAAGCTTGAGGCACAAAAAGAGGTGAAGGCCAAAGAGCAGGAAGAGAAGGATGTCATATCCCAACAG AACATGTATGCCCAAATGTTGCCACTTGCTTTACCTGCACCACCGATGCCAGGAATGGGAGGTGGTGGTGGGTATGGTCCTCCACCACAAATGGGCGGTATGCCAGGAATGCCTCCCATGCCACCATATGGAATGCCACCGATGGGCGGCTACTAA
- the KOB1 gene encoding elongation defective 1 protein / ELD1 protein (KOBITO (KOB1); BEST Arabidopsis thaliana protein match is: unknown protein (TAIR:AT3G57200.1); Has 94 Blast hits to 94 proteins in 32 species: Archae - 0; Bacteria - 14; Metazoa - 0; Fungi - 0; Plants - 75; Viruses - 0; Other Eukaryotes - 5 (source: NCBI BLink).) has translation MKSTHHHRAPLISASSSSSSSSQNHSFVSRLLLLLTLLPVSLACLAFILQWRGGGLADPASASVRSSTSVPGGSDLNHEVFPGMETVSSVSPKSHQSSSDCSNLARSSSPSFPYYADWKFGVDTSLKPKICITTSTSAGLDQILPWMFYHKVLGVSTFFLFVEGKAATPSISKVLESIPGVKVIYRTKELEEKQAKSRIWNETWLSSFFYKPCNYELFVKQSLNMEMAIVMARDAGMDWILHLDTDELIYPAGAREYSLRRLLLDVPPNVDMVIFPNYESSVERDDIKDPFTEVSMFKKNYDHLPKDTYFGMYKEATRNNPNYFLTYGNGKSVARVQDHLRPNGAHRWHNYMKTPNEIKLEEAAVLHYTYSKFSDLTSRRDRCGCKPTKEDVKRCFMLDFDRSAFIIASTATDEEMLSWYREHVVWGDKDVKTKLLRKGILTRIYSPMVVIQALKESGVFSSVVSSASTNLSKKKFLSSIHKSNSSRSTASESLPSKESKSEGISARHLLEAESAIPPLSPPGMEQARFFTED, from the exons ATGAAATCGACTCACCATCACAGAGCTCCACTAATAtctgcttcttcctcatcttcatcttcttcccaaAACCATTCATTCGTCTCTAGGCTCCTCCTTCTCCTTACTCTACTTCCAGTTTCCCTTGCTTGTCTCGCCTTTATCCTCCAATGGCGAGGCGGTGGTCTCGCCGATCCTGCCTCTGCTTCTGTTCGTTCCTCTACGTCGGTTCCTGGCGGCTCCGATCTCAATCACGAGGTCTTTCCCGGCATGGAGACTGTTTCATCTGTCTCCCCAAAGTCTCACCAATCCTCCTCCGACTGCTCAAATCTAGCTCGCagctcttctccttcttttcctTACTATGCTGATTGGAAGTTTGGTGTTGATACTAGCTTAAAGCCTAAG ATATGTATCACGACTAGCACATCAGCTGGATTGGATCAGATTCTACCATGGATGTTCTACCATAAGGTTCTAGGCGTCTCAACATTCTTCCTTTTCGTTGAAGGGAAAGCTGCTACTCCGAGTATTTCTAAAGTGCTCGAGTCTATTCCT GGTGTTAAAGTAATATACAGGACGAAAGAGCTTGAGGAGAAGCAAGCGAAGAG CCGGATTTGGAATGAGACCTGGCTTTCGTCTTTCTTTTATAAGCCCTGCAATTATGAGTTATTTGTCAAACAATCTCTCAACATGGAAATGGCTATTGTCATGGCTAGG GATGCGGGCATGGATTGGATACTTCATCTTGACACTGATGAGCTGATATACCCAGCAGGTGCTCGTGAGTACTCACTAAGACGGTTGCTGCTTGATGTTCCTCCAAATGTGGATATGGTTATATTTCCAAATTAC gaAAGCAGCGTAGAAAGAGATGATATCAAGGATCCTTTTACAGAG GTGTCAATGTTCAAGAAGAATTATGATCATCTTCCAAAAGATACATATTTTGGAATGTACAAAGAAGCAACACGAAATAATCCAAATTACTTTTTGACTTATGGTAACGGCAAATCAGTTGCTCGGGTTCAAGATCACCTTCGTCCAAATGGAGCACACAGATGGCATAATTACATGAAAACTCCCAA TGAGATCAAATTGGAGGAGGCTGCTGTCCTACACTACacatattcaaaattttctgaCTTAACATCCAGGCGTGATCGATGTGGCTGTAAGCCTACAAAAGAAGACGTGAAAAGATGCTTTATGTTGGACTTTGACAGATCT GCATTTATAATTGCGTCAACAGCAACTGACGAAGAAATGCTAAGCTG GTACCGTGAACACGTTGTGTGGGGTGACAAAGACGTGAAGACGAAACTCCTTAGGAAGGGTATTCTGACTCGCATCTATTCACCAATG GTTGTTATACAAGCATTGAAAGAATCTGGTGTCTTCAGCTCGGTTGTCTCATCAGCTTCTACAAATCTGTCAAAGAAAAAGTTCTTATCATCAATTCACAAAAGCAACTCATCCAGGTCTACTGCATCTGAGTCCCTTCCATCAAAGGAAAGCAAGTCTGAGGGCATCTCTGCAAGGCACCTTCTTGAGGCTGAATCAGCCATCCCTCCTTTATCGCCACCTGGGATGGAACAAGCTAGATTTTTTACAGAGGATTAA